A window of the Euzebya pacifica genome harbors these coding sequences:
- a CDS encoding enoyl-CoA hydratase/isomerase family protein codes for MGEFVTVTTDAHGVATIRLDRAPVNALNPQIWAELREAGQVCTDDNDIKAVVIWGGPKVFAAGADIKAMRAMDFQEFFAAGGGLQESFKTLARIPKVTIAAVNGYALGGGCELSLTADFRYAADNAKFGQPEIKLGLIPGAGGSQRLTRLIGVSKAKEWVYGGEMYDAQTCEQLGLVDRVYPADEVYDRAVEAARAYAKGPYALRMAKKAIDEGIEMDIDAALRLETTLFTACFATEDQKLGMDAFIAKGAAEFTQR; via the coding sequence GTGGGCGAGTTCGTCACCGTCACAACCGATGCGCACGGCGTGGCCACGATCCGGCTGGATCGTGCCCCCGTCAACGCGCTGAACCCCCAGATCTGGGCCGAGCTTCGTGAAGCCGGCCAGGTCTGCACCGACGACAACGACATCAAGGCCGTCGTCATCTGGGGCGGGCCCAAGGTCTTCGCCGCCGGTGCCGACATCAAGGCCATGCGCGCCATGGACTTCCAGGAGTTCTTCGCCGCGGGCGGTGGCCTGCAGGAGTCGTTCAAGACGCTGGCCCGCATCCCCAAGGTCACCATCGCCGCCGTCAACGGTTACGCCCTGGGCGGTGGCTGCGAGCTGTCGCTGACCGCCGACTTCCGCTACGCCGCCGACAACGCCAAGTTCGGACAGCCCGAGATCAAGCTCGGCCTGATCCCCGGCGCCGGTGGCAGCCAGCGGCTGACCCGCCTGATCGGCGTCTCCAAGGCCAAGGAATGGGTCTACGGCGGCGAGATGTACGACGCCCAGACCTGCGAGCAGCTCGGCCTGGTCGACCGCGTCTACCCGGCCGACGAGGTCTACGACCGTGCCGTCGAGGCCGCCCGCGCCTACGCCAAGGGGCCCTACGCGCTCCGCATGGCCAAGAAGGCCATCGACGAGGGCATCGAGATGGACATCGACGCGGCCCTCCGGCTGGAGACCACGCTGTTCACGGCCTGCTTCGCCACCGAGGACCAGAAGCTGGGCATGGACGCCTTCATCGCCAAGGGCGCCGCGGAGTTCACCCAGCGCTGA
- a CDS encoding protein kinase domain-containing protein, which produces MDVLPAGHEIGGYRIVRVAGRGAVGVVYEARHVTLGKRVAIKTLNRTFAKEQEFRARFDREAEGAASLDHPNITQVFDSGEQDGLPYLVMTYIDGPDLERVLVDRDRPLEPAQAVLICRAVAEALDAASEIGLAHRDVKPANILLQGWEEGKGRNPRVYLTDFGLTKHNAAATVTRTGQFVGTLLYMAPEQIEGKAVPASDQYSLACVLWECIVGLPPYLPAGGSNLSLLTAHLSDPIPVLSRDTKGRFPTAADAVLAKAMAKKADDRYPSCTAFMDAAAEALGLAPKPPETPRVSSGWGSAPAKPVADEPDEDDSGPAPVTTVISAEQMRASQTTPSTRPSPTSSRAPSGTSPQQPPHQQAPHQQAPHQQAPHQQAPHQQAPHQQAPHQQGPAAGLDPSGRSLQGQAWGGGPAGLPPGLPPSAYQAGRGSGSGSRTWIVVLLLILLAVVVGVVAFLLASGGDDSADAGNAPESAVAASTDPSEPEDVALQPVSDEGQDDEADGADGADATAPADDVGDVGPTDPTVTDPTPSSVPAAQQGRIAFVGDGRVWVQAADGSSAQEVLDVSGAGNGQPAWQPGHEAVLAVQDGRLVLVDLDSGASQVITEGPSHSDPAWFPDGQRIVFSAPDELGGRDLFVTDLEGNVAPLGLSARIDSGDSPSVLNRPAVSPLDESIAFHVNTANGLDIWVQRPDGTVELAAGEPGSDDFHPAFGTSGELIWSSNRSGVERVYVRRAGSSEDIEVAMPPGASVKDADVSPCGDVLVVQLDDPADGGSRIAYRGLGPGSGPLEQVPVPEGVADATDPSWAGQSCPA; this is translated from the coding sequence ATGGACGTACTGCCAGCCGGTCACGAGATCGGGGGCTACCGCATCGTCCGGGTCGCAGGACGCGGCGCGGTCGGGGTGGTCTACGAGGCACGCCACGTGACCCTCGGCAAGCGGGTCGCGATCAAGACGCTGAACCGCACGTTCGCCAAGGAACAGGAGTTCCGGGCCCGCTTCGACCGCGAGGCCGAGGGGGCGGCGTCCCTGGACCATCCAAACATCACCCAGGTCTTTGACTCCGGTGAGCAGGACGGCCTGCCGTACCTGGTCATGACCTACATCGACGGGCCGGACCTCGAACGGGTGCTGGTGGACCGCGACCGACCGCTGGAGCCGGCCCAGGCGGTGCTGATCTGCCGTGCGGTGGCAGAGGCGCTGGACGCGGCGTCGGAGATCGGGCTGGCCCATCGCGATGTCAAGCCGGCCAACATCCTCCTGCAGGGGTGGGAGGAGGGCAAGGGACGCAACCCGCGGGTCTACCTGACCGACTTCGGGCTGACCAAGCACAACGCAGCGGCGACGGTGACCCGCACCGGCCAGTTCGTCGGGACGTTGCTGTACATGGCCCCCGAGCAGATCGAGGGCAAGGCCGTCCCTGCCAGCGACCAGTACTCCCTGGCCTGCGTGCTGTGGGAGTGCATCGTCGGCCTGCCTCCCTACCTCCCGGCCGGCGGGTCGAACCTGTCGTTGCTGACCGCGCACCTCTCCGACCCCATCCCGGTGCTCAGCCGTGACACCAAGGGGCGCTTCCCCACGGCAGCCGATGCCGTGCTGGCGAAGGCGATGGCCAAGAAGGCCGACGACCGGTATCCCTCGTGCACGGCGTTCATGGATGCGGCGGCCGAGGCGCTGGGGCTGGCCCCGAAGCCGCCGGAGACCCCTCGTGTGTCGTCGGGGTGGGGGTCCGCGCCTGCCAAGCCGGTCGCCGACGAACCCGACGAGGACGACTCGGGCCCGGCCCCGGTGACCACCGTGATCTCTGCGGAGCAGATGCGGGCATCCCAGACGACGCCATCGACGCGTCCGTCGCCGACATCGTCACGAGCCCCTTCGGGGACGTCGCCCCAGCAACCACCCCACCAGCAAGCTCCCCATCAGCAAGCCCCCCATCAGCAAGCCCCCCATCAGCAAGCCCCCCATCAGCAAGCCCCCCATCAGCAAGCCCCCCATCAGCAGGGCCCGGCGGCCGGGCTGGATCCGTCCGGCCGTTCGCTCCAGGGTCAGGCGTGGGGTGGAGGGCCAGCAGGCCTGCCGCCGGGACTGCCGCCGAGCGCCTACCAGGCGGGTCGGGGGTCCGGATCGGGCAGCCGTACCTGGATCGTCGTGCTGCTGCTGATCCTGCTTGCCGTCGTGGTCGGCGTCGTCGCGTTCCTGCTCGCCTCGGGCGGGGACGACAGCGCCGATGCCGGGAACGCCCCGGAATCGGCGGTCGCCGCGTCGACGGATCCCTCCGAGCCCGAGGACGTGGCGCTGCAGCCGGTGTCCGACGAAGGACAGGACGACGAAGCGGACGGTGCGGACGGAGCGGACGCCACTGCGCCCGCCGACGACGTGGGCGACGTGGGGCCCACGGATCCGACGGTGACCGACCCGACCCCCTCCTCCGTCCCTGCTGCGCAGCAGGGACGGATCGCGTTCGTGGGCGACGGTCGGGTGTGGGTCCAGGCTGCCGACGGCAGCAGCGCCCAGGAGGTGCTGGACGTGTCCGGCGCCGGTAACGGGCAGCCGGCGTGGCAGCCGGGACACGAGGCGGTGCTCGCGGTACAGGACGGCCGGCTGGTGCTGGTCGACCTCGACTCGGGAGCCAGCCAGGTCATCACCGAGGGACCGTCCCACTCCGATCCCGCATGGTTTCCCGACGGGCAACGGATCGTGTTCTCCGCGCCCGACGAGCTGGGTGGGCGAGACCTCTTCGTGACCGATCTGGAGGGCAACGTCGCACCGCTGGGGCTGTCCGCCCGGATCGACTCCGGTGACAGCCCGTCGGTGCTGAACCGTCCTGCGGTCTCCCCGCTCGACGAGTCGATCGCCTTCCACGTCAACACCGCCAACGGACTGGACATCTGGGTCCAACGGCCCGATGGCACCGTCGAGCTGGCTGCGGGCGAGCCCGGTTCCGACGACTTCCACCCGGCGTTCGGGACGAGCGGCGAGCTGATCTGGTCAAGCAACCGGTCCGGCGTCGAGCGGGTCTACGTCCGCCGTGCCGGTTCGTCGGAGGACATCGAGGTGGCCATGCCGCCGGGGGCGTCGGTCAAGGACGCCGACGTGTCCCCGTGTGGGGACGTGCTGGTGGTCCAGCTCGACGACCCGGCGGACGGTGGGTCGAGGATCGCCTACCGGGGGCTCGGGCCCGGATCCGGCCCGCTGGAACAGGTGCCGGTCCCGGAGGGTGTGGCGGACGCCACCGATCCCTCCTGGGCCGGACAGTCCTGCCCTGCCTGA
- the recA gene encoding recombinase RecA, translating into MNTQGNGMTPEQKAKALDAALGAIGKQFGGEAIMRMGESPKKLLEAIPTGVLPIDIALGIGGLPKGRIIEMYGPESSGKTTVALHVLAQVQAAGGVAAFIDAEHALDPTYAQALGCDLNSMLVSQPDSGEQALEIVDTLARSQAVDLIVIDSVAALTPRAEIDGEMGDSHVGLQARLMSQGLRKLAGITQKGGTTIIFINQLREKIGVMFGSPETTPGGKALKFYASVRIDIRRIGSVKDGDQFIGNRTKVKIVKNKVAPPFKVTEFTIVFGRGAANELAVLDLGVEHGVIRKAGAWYSYDGEQIGQGAAKSGEFLLEHPEVLAEIELKVREAAGLISAEPNTGTDDAEDLMDA; encoded by the coding sequence ATGAACACACAGGGCAACGGGATGACCCCCGAGCAGAAGGCCAAGGCGCTCGACGCCGCACTCGGCGCCATCGGCAAGCAGTTCGGCGGCGAAGCCATCATGCGCATGGGCGAATCGCCCAAGAAGCTCCTCGAGGCCATCCCCACCGGCGTCCTCCCCATCGACATCGCCCTGGGCATCGGTGGACTGCCCAAGGGCCGCATCATCGAGATGTACGGCCCCGAGTCCTCCGGAAAGACCACCGTGGCCCTCCACGTGCTGGCCCAGGTCCAGGCCGCCGGGGGCGTGGCCGCCTTCATCGATGCCGAGCACGCGCTGGACCCGACCTACGCGCAGGCCCTCGGCTGCGACCTGAACTCCATGCTGGTCTCCCAGCCCGACTCCGGCGAGCAGGCCCTCGAGATCGTCGACACCCTTGCTCGTTCGCAGGCGGTCGACCTGATCGTCATCGACTCCGTCGCGGCGCTGACCCCCCGTGCCGAGATCGACGGCGAGATGGGTGACTCCCACGTCGGCCTGCAGGCTCGCCTGATGTCCCAGGGCCTCCGGAAGCTGGCCGGGATCACCCAGAAGGGGGGCACCACGATCATCTTCATCAACCAGCTGCGCGAGAAGATCGGTGTGATGTTCGGCTCCCCCGAGACCACCCCGGGTGGCAAGGCGCTGAAGTTCTACGCGTCGGTCCGTATCGACATCCGCCGGATCGGCTCGGTCAAGGACGGCGACCAGTTCATCGGCAACCGGACCAAGGTCAAGATCGTCAAGAACAAGGTGGCCCCGCCGTTCAAGGTGACGGAGTTCACGATCGTCTTCGGTCGCGGCGCCGCCAACGAGCTCGCTGTCCTCGACCTCGGGGTCGAGCACGGTGTCATCCGCAAGGCCGGCGCCTGGTACTCCTACGACGGTGAGCAGATCGGTCAGGGGGCAGCCAAGTCCGGCGAGTTCCTGCTCGAGCACCCCGAGGTCCTGGCCGAGATCGAGCTGAAGGTCCGCGAGGCAGCCGGGCTCATCTCCGCCGAGCCCAACACCGGTACCGACGACGCTGAAGACCTGATGGACGCCTGA
- a CDS encoding HNH endonuclease, with product MKEAEPTWWGGRMGEVWLAEEDVAAYLAEPPAEGARAGGGATAEGGSPASESTAGEAAAEPTGGHGSATDPRLADDPTVLVGEVLGGLGRLNGWLARASAGQDAGLNGAAGGTVDAAAVRLVVGGLAGIDAALTAARLRGIVAADQAGLPTVDGAASLSAWVAEVFGLSGGTAAREVRLAIGLLDEEAVLDQLQAGVISRDHAAGLVAAAEKQAADQDAAARVEAARQDAEREERRRADEQAQAEAASMAERMRLAREAAAREEQLARERAERDEQQAAANEAARKARQDALLDSAVQGASPDQVRTDANRMRAADAAALERAVAAQRARRSVTFRPDGITGQRVMRVVLTDADYELVQSGIEAAHTFDPPGTPEDERRTAVQRRYDAFLDLLAAGLKAGELPTSRGTKPHVTVTVPLATLTGEAEVAGVGGFGTVISPETVRRWACDARLTRAIVDSAGMPLDIGRTTRAWTTAQHTAAEQLFGGCAFPIADRTPCGRPIGWTDLHHVIWWRHDGPTDQDNGVSLCRHHHNAVHHDGWQLSFDLPTGTVTVQRTADGRTVRRRARFPHDNPRRSLGQGTPDQPDPNGPDPNRAGPAGLGLDRADPDQADPGRGDPDGDDPDDGRLPI from the coding sequence GTGAAAGAGGCCGAACCGACCTGGTGGGGTGGTCGCATGGGGGAGGTGTGGTTGGCGGAGGAGGACGTGGCTGCCTACCTCGCCGAGCCGCCGGCGGAGGGCGCCCGTGCCGGCGGCGGGGCGACGGCTGAGGGTGGCAGCCCGGCGTCGGAGTCCACGGCCGGTGAGGCGGCTGCTGAACCGACGGGTGGACACGGATCGGCCACGGATCCAAGGCTTGCGGACGATCCGACGGTGTTGGTCGGTGAGGTCCTCGGAGGTCTGGGTCGTCTCAACGGGTGGTTGGCGAGGGCGTCTGCTGGTCAGGACGCGGGACTGAATGGGGCTGCTGGCGGGACGGTTGACGCTGCGGCGGTGCGGCTGGTGGTGGGCGGGCTGGCCGGGATCGATGCGGCGCTGACGGCGGCCAGGTTGCGGGGCATCGTCGCGGCTGATCAGGCCGGGTTGCCGACGGTGGACGGTGCGGCGTCGTTGTCTGCGTGGGTGGCTGAAGTGTTCGGCCTGTCGGGTGGCACGGCGGCGCGGGAGGTGCGGTTGGCGATCGGGCTGCTGGATGAGGAGGCGGTGCTGGACCAGCTCCAAGCGGGGGTGATCTCACGCGATCATGCCGCCGGTCTGGTGGCGGCGGCGGAGAAGCAGGCGGCCGATCAGGACGCCGCCGCCCGGGTGGAAGCGGCACGGCAGGACGCCGAACGGGAGGAACGCCGCCGTGCCGACGAACAGGCCCAGGCAGAGGCCGCGTCGATGGCGGAGCGGATGCGGCTGGCCCGTGAGGCCGCTGCCCGGGAGGAACAGCTCGCCCGGGAGCGGGCCGAACGGGACGAACAGCAGGCCGCAGCCAACGAGGCAGCCCGCAAGGCCCGGCAGGACGCCCTGCTCGACTCGGCAGTGCAGGGGGCGTCACCGGATCAAGTACGGACCGACGCCAACCGGATGCGCGCCGCCGACGCGGCGGCGCTGGAGCGGGCGGTGGCGGCGCAGCGGGCCCGCCGCTCCGTCACCTTCCGACCCGATGGGATCACCGGGCAGCGGGTGATGCGGGTGGTGCTGACCGATGCCGACTACGAGCTGGTCCAGTCCGGCATCGAAGCCGCCCACACCTTCGACCCACCAGGCACCCCCGAAGACGAACGGCGAACGGCTGTGCAGCGGCGCTACGACGCCTTCCTCGATCTGCTGGCTGCTGGACTCAAGGCGGGGGAGCTGCCGACCTCCCGTGGGACCAAGCCCCACGTGACCGTCACCGTCCCGCTGGCGACCCTGACGGGGGAGGCGGAGGTGGCGGGTGTCGGTGGGTTCGGGACGGTGATCTCGCCGGAGACGGTCCGTCGGTGGGCGTGTGATGCCCGGTTGACCCGGGCGATCGTCGACTCGGCCGGGATGCCGTTGGACATCGGTCGGACCACCAGGGCGTGGACGACCGCGCAGCACACCGCCGCGGAGCAGCTGTTCGGTGGCTGTGCGTTTCCCATCGCGGATCGGACACCGTGTGGCCGGCCGATCGGCTGGACCGATCTGCATCACGTCATCTGGTGGCGCCACGACGGCCCCACCGACCAGGACAACGGGGTGTCGCTGTGTCGGCACCACCACAACGCCGTGCACCACGACGGCTGGCAGCTGTCCTTCGACCTGCCCACCGGCACCGTCACCGTGCAACGGACCGCAGACGGCCGCACCGTCAGACGACGAGCCCGGTTCCCCCACGACAACCCCAGACGCAGCCTCGGACAGGGCACCCCCGACCAGCCAGATCCCAACGGACCTGATCCCAACCGGGCTGGTCCAGCCGGGCTTGGTCTCGACCGGGCTGATCCAGACCAAGCTGACCCTGGCCGCGGCGACCCTGACGGGGACGATCCCGATGATGGGCGATTGCCGATCTGA
- a CDS encoding NAD(P)H-binding protein — MPVMVVGVENVVGRRAVELLVPRGGEVRVFVQAAAPDGGGEERLADPDTFRAMGCKVAHGFLDDEAHLETALEQVHTVLLLAGRPTDDPDVHLDRVATVISAAIGAGCRRLVLLSDLAASEPGDNAWLEALAEAESLAADAPMESVVLRSALLYGHDDPLTVALAAGAAGEGAPGAHWPIAADDVAMAAVLADAERELDTSLHVVVDVAGPVRVTTAELVGALADVVPAADGEPLPPAALDLVHRVVERPDNALGVSGAMLEDFSAPIR, encoded by the coding sequence ATGCCGGTCATGGTCGTGGGAGTCGAGAACGTCGTCGGTCGTCGTGCCGTGGAGCTGCTGGTTCCCCGCGGAGGTGAGGTGCGTGTCTTCGTGCAGGCGGCCGCGCCCGACGGTGGTGGGGAGGAGCGCCTGGCCGACCCGGACACCTTCCGCGCGATGGGCTGCAAGGTGGCGCACGGGTTCCTCGACGACGAAGCCCACCTGGAGACCGCCCTGGAGCAGGTGCACACCGTCCTGCTGCTGGCGGGTCGTCCGACGGACGATCCCGACGTGCATCTCGACCGCGTCGCGACCGTCATCAGCGCCGCGATCGGTGCCGGGTGTCGACGGCTGGTGCTGCTCAGCGACCTGGCGGCGTCCGAGCCGGGCGACAACGCATGGCTGGAGGCGCTTGCCGAGGCCGAGTCGCTGGCTGCCGACGCACCGATGGAGTCGGTCGTGCTCAGGTCGGCCCTGCTGTACGGGCACGACGACCCGTTGACGGTGGCGCTGGCCGCAGGCGCGGCAGGGGAGGGGGCACCGGGTGCCCACTGGCCGATCGCCGCCGATGACGTGGCGATGGCTGCCGTGCTGGCCGACGCCGAGCGCGAGCTGGACACGTCCCTCCACGTGGTCGTCGACGTCGCAGGGCCGGTCCGGGTGACGACCGCGGAGCTCGTCGGCGCGTTGGCCGACGTGGTGCCCGCCGCCGACGGCGAGCCGCTTCCGCCCGCCGCCCTCGACCTGGTGCATCGTGTGGTCGAGCGTCCCGACAACGCCCTCGGCGTCAGCGGCGCGATGCTGGAGGACTTCTCCGCCCCCATCCGCTAG
- a CDS encoding acyl-CoA dehydrogenase, giving the protein MQAFREEVSTWLAANVPDLPPVKGKEDFELYRTWERALFDAGYAAIHWPKAFGGRDADLMTQAVFAEEYAKANGPQRINTLGLGLAGPTLMVHGTPEQQAQWLPGILSCEDIWCQGFSEPDAGSDLAAIRTTAVLEDDHYVVNGQKIWTSGGRFADWIFTLVRTNPDVPKHKGITYLMIDMSTPGIEVRPINQINNDAGFAEVFFDDVRVPAENVVGGVDNGWAVAMTTLSFERGTGLGSHVRFQKDLDGLVDIVRTVGAEDDPKVRDRIAALHVRNQVFRRNGQRTLTSITNGKPVGPEASLNKLFWSTMERDIFETGMDVMGPLAELAPDADAAVDHGTWHKKYWYSRAACIYAGTTQIQKNIIAERVLGLPKEPRPAGTK; this is encoded by the coding sequence ATGCAGGCCTTCCGCGAGGAGGTGTCCACCTGGCTGGCCGCCAACGTGCCCGACCTGCCCCCCGTGAAGGGCAAGGAGGACTTCGAGCTGTACCGGACCTGGGAGCGCGCGCTCTTCGACGCCGGGTACGCCGCGATCCACTGGCCCAAGGCGTTCGGTGGGCGTGACGCCGACCTGATGACCCAGGCGGTCTTCGCCGAGGAGTACGCCAAGGCCAACGGCCCCCAGCGCATCAACACCCTGGGGCTGGGGCTGGCCGGCCCGACCCTGATGGTCCACGGCACCCCCGAGCAGCAGGCCCAGTGGCTGCCCGGGATCCTGTCCTGCGAGGACATCTGGTGCCAGGGCTTCTCCGAACCGGACGCCGGCTCGGACCTGGCGGCGATCCGCACCACCGCGGTCCTCGAGGACGACCACTACGTCGTCAACGGCCAGAAGATCTGGACTTCCGGCGGCCGCTTCGCCGACTGGATCTTCACCCTCGTCCGGACCAACCCCGACGTGCCCAAGCACAAGGGCATCACCTACCTGATGATCGACATGTCCACGCCGGGCATCGAGGTCCGTCCGATCAACCAGATCAACAACGACGCCGGGTTCGCCGAGGTCTTCTTCGACGACGTCCGCGTCCCCGCCGAGAACGTCGTGGGCGGCGTCGACAACGGCTGGGCCGTGGCCATGACAACGCTGTCGTTCGAGCGCGGCACCGGGCTGGGCAGCCACGTGCGCTTCCAGAAGGACCTCGACGGCCTCGTCGACATCGTCCGCACCGTCGGCGCCGAGGACGACCCGAAGGTCCGCGACCGCATCGCCGCCCTCCACGTCCGCAACCAGGTGTTCCGCCGCAACGGCCAGCGAACCCTCACCTCCATCACCAACGGCAAGCCCGTCGGCCCCGAGGCCAGCCTCAACAAGCTGTTCTGGTCCACGATGGAGCGCGACATCTTCGAGACCGGCATGGACGTCATGGGCCCGCTCGCCGAGCTCGCCCCCGACGCCGACGCGGCCGTCGACCACGGCACGTGGCACAAGAAGTACTGGTACTCCCGTGCCGCCTGCATCTACGCCGGCACGACGCAGATCCAGAAGAACATCATCGCGGAACGCGTCCTCGG